One window of the Buchnera aphidicola (Meitanaphis flavogallis) genome contains the following:
- the pncB gene encoding nicotinate phosphoribosyltransferase yields MKKYSYPILKTFLDTDAYKFHMQQVVFYYYQHVTVSAKFICRGVNIFGNYSKMLINQIEMMATNLYLTNDEYIYMSSLPFFKKEYLLWLKDFRYNLSQVNIFNKNGQLCIYIHGLWKDVILWEVPLLSLISEIVHTNTSPNVTSNIALNYLKKKIFHFHKLTKNLDISKLKIIDFGTRRRFSYDIHFSIIKFLKMNFPWLIGSSNYHFSKVFGMHPIGTQSHEWFQAHQQISPILENSQKIALKTWLLQYKECLGIALTDCISMDSFLKDFSFDLANNYKGLRHDSGDPFQWGKKAISHYEKLGINPLTKTLLFSDSLDFETIVHLFQFFNKKINTIFGIGTKLTCDIPNVNPLNIVIKLVECNGKPVAKLSDSPEKIVCFNKLFMENLKKAFNLK; encoded by the coding sequence ATGAAGAAATACAGCTATCCAATATTGAAAACTTTTTTAGACACTGATGCTTATAAGTTTCATATGCAACAAGTGGTATTTTATTATTATCAACATGTTACTGTATCTGCAAAATTTATATGTCGAGGTGTCAATATTTTTGGCAATTATTCTAAAATGTTGATTAATCAAATTGAAATGATGGCTACTAATTTGTATCTTACTAATGATGAATATATATATATGTCTTCTCTTCCTTTTTTTAAAAAAGAATATTTATTGTGGTTAAAGGATTTTCGATATAATCTTTCGCAAGTAAATATTTTCAATAAGAATGGACAGTTGTGTATTTACATACACGGACTATGGAAAGATGTGATATTATGGGAAGTTCCATTGTTATCGTTGATAAGTGAAATAGTTCATACAAATACATCGCCTAATGTTACATCAAACATTGCTTTAAATTATTTAAAAAAAAAGATTTTTCATTTTCATAAACTAACTAAAAATTTAGATATATCTAAATTAAAAATAATAGATTTTGGAACTAGAAGAAGATTTTCGTATGACATTCATTTTTCTATAATTAAATTTTTAAAAATGAATTTTCCATGGTTAATTGGATCAAGTAATTATCATTTTTCTAAAGTTTTTGGAATGCATCCTATAGGAACTCAATCTCATGAATGGTTTCAAGCACATCAGCAAATTAGTCCTATTTTAGAAAATAGTCAAAAAATCGCATTAAAAACATGGTTACTTCAGTACAAAGAATGTTTAGGTATTGCTTTAACAGATTGTATTTCTATGGATTCTTTTTTAAAAGATTTTAGTTTTGATTTGGCAAACAATTATAAAGGATTAAGACATGACTCTGGTGATCCATTTCAATGGGGTAAAAAAGCTATTAGTCATTATGAAAAACTTGGAATAAATCCGTTAACAAAAACATTATTGTTTTCAGATAGTCTAGATTTTGAAACAATAGTGCATTTATTTCAATTTTTTAATAAAAAAATCAATACAATATTTGGTATAGGAACGAAATTGACTTGTGATATTCCTAATGTAAATCCTTTAAATATTGTCATTAAGTTAGTAGAATGTAATGGTAAACCGGTAGCTAAACTTTCAGACAGTCCAGAAAAAATAGTTTGTTTTAATAAATTATTTATGGAAAATTTAAAAAAAGCTTTTAATTTAAAATAA
- a CDS encoding ATP-binding cassette domain-containing protein: MSLVYVQNATFLLNQNKLLNDINFQIKEKERICLVGNNGTGKSTFLNIIAKKTTLDNGIITYKKNIKIKYLQQNIVYNNDKSIYEFICEDIAHESQYLKNYFHILHHLKFTKPLNDSQKLIQLKKIFNTKQLWEKKTKIDNIINFFGLNNHAMLSSLSGGLLRKIELGKILVSEPDLIILDEPTNHLDIITIHWLEEFLTTHLISLLFVSHDRSFINKVSTRIIHLNSEGLISWTGNYDSFLNDQFNNRCINAVKKIKFKKKLDKEKLWANSGVKARSTKNESRIKQLQKMIDKSKLSQPIMKTTNIVINEDNYSGHLFFKLKEICFNSNQMILINSFSDIIQRGEKIALIGTNGSGKSTLLKLIIGELKLNSGSIVCNPNVKTAYFDQKRVKINFEQTVLDNLSHEKNEISINNKKYHKLKYLEQFSFPKEKIKLKAKVLSGGEINKLLLAKLFLKKSNVLILDEPTNDLDLESLQNLETALKKYKGVILLVSHDQKFIQKVANKYWFFKKNGYIDKHLIFPDIKKWNDIIKVAPNLDSLQKTNKTVLNKNQLISKISKKDLKKELKNIPKKIEKIENCINHLQNEINSSKFFCLSPDNKKELLNQLKNAEINLEKHFLRWEYLELYKK; this comes from the coding sequence ATGTCGCTAGTATATGTACAAAACGCAACTTTTTTACTTAATCAAAACAAATTACTAAATGATATAAATTTCCAAATTAAAGAAAAAGAACGAATTTGTTTAGTAGGAAACAATGGAACTGGGAAATCTACTTTTCTCAATATTATTGCAAAAAAAACAACATTAGATAATGGCATAATTACATACAAAAAAAATATAAAAATAAAATATTTACAACAAAACATTGTTTACAATAACGATAAATCTATTTACGAATTTATTTGCGAAGATATTGCACATGAATCTCAATATTTAAAAAATTATTTTCATATTTTGCATCATTTAAAATTTACGAAACCTTTAAATGATTCACAAAAATTAATCCAATTAAAAAAAATATTTAATACAAAACAATTATGGGAAAAAAAGACAAAAATTGATAACATTATCAATTTTTTTGGATTAAATAATCATGCTATGTTATCTTCACTGTCTGGAGGACTACTAAGAAAAATAGAACTCGGAAAAATATTAGTAAGCGAACCTGACTTAATAATATTAGACGAACCTACAAATCATTTAGATATAATTACTATTCACTGGCTAGAAGAATTTTTAACAACGCATCTTATTAGTTTATTATTTGTATCTCATGATCGATCATTTATAAATAAAGTATCAACTAGAATTATTCATTTAAATTCTGAAGGTTTAATTTCATGGACAGGGAATTATGATTCTTTTTTAAACGATCAATTCAATAATAGATGTATAAATGCAGTAAAAAAAATAAAATTTAAAAAAAAATTAGACAAAGAAAAATTGTGGGCTAATAGCGGAGTCAAAGCGCGATCTACAAAAAATGAAAGTCGAATAAAACAATTACAAAAAATGATAGACAAAAGTAAACTTAGTCAACCTATTATGAAAACAACAAATATTGTTATCAATGAAGATAACTATTCGGGTCATCTATTTTTTAAACTAAAAGAAATATGTTTTAATTCAAACCAAATGATTTTAATTAATAGTTTCTCGGATATTATACAAAGAGGTGAAAAAATTGCGTTAATTGGAACAAATGGAAGTGGAAAAAGCACACTATTAAAATTAATTATAGGAGAATTGAAACTAAATAGTGGAAGTATTGTCTGCAATCCTAACGTGAAGACAGCATATTTTGATCAAAAACGAGTCAAAATTAATTTTGAACAAACTGTCTTAGACAATTTATCTCATGAAAAAAATGAAATTTCCATTAATAATAAAAAGTATCATAAATTAAAATATTTAGAACAATTTTCATTTCCAAAAGAAAAAATTAAATTAAAAGCTAAAGTACTTTCAGGAGGAGAAATAAATAAACTACTATTAGCAAAATTATTTTTAAAAAAAAGTAACGTTTTGATACTGGACGAACCAACGAACGATTTAGATTTAGAATCATTACAAAACCTAGAAACTGCATTAAAAAAATATAAAGGAGTAATCCTTCTAGTTAGTCATGATCAAAAATTTATTCAAAAAGTAGCTAACAAATATTGGTTTTTTAAAAAAAACGGATATATTGATAAACATTTAATTTTTCCTGATATAAAAAAATGGAATGATATTATAAAAGTAGCTCCAAATCTTGATTCTTTACAAAAAACTAATAAAACTGTACTAAATAAAAACCAACTAATTTCTAAAATATCAAAAAAAGATCTAAAAAAAGAGCTAAAAAATATACCAAAAAAAATAGAAAAAATAGAAAATTGTATTAATCATTTACAAAACGAAATAAATTCTTCAAAGTTTTTTTGTTTATCACCAGACAATAAAAAAGAACTCTTAAATCAGTTAAAAAATGCAGAAATTAATTTAGAAAAACATTTTTTAAGATGGGAATATTTAGAATTATACAAAAAATAA
- a CDS encoding rhodanese-related sulfurtransferase, giving the protein MVILNNVISNKELKNRMLCDDVPRITISFYKYFPIINTQTFRNDWYIALYNFDVFGRIYIAREGINAQISIPNNVYDNVKCFIRTYSKDLKNVYINKSLDNKRSFWVLRIKVKKTILADNLCKELHHVNYDGKYLESVDVNNMLNKSNVIFLDIRNHYEYKIGHFEKAINIPVNTFRMQLKEIIGFLRHKKNEQIVIYCTGGIRCEKTSSWMMYNGFKYVYQIKGGIIGYVNDAKKNGLPVFFKGKNFVFDERISEIVSHDILSKCSQCENDCDMYKNCYNNSCHNLFIQCITCSKKFKNCCSYSCMMINYYRYNV; this is encoded by the coding sequence ATGGTTATTTTAAACAATGTTATTTCTAATAAAGAATTAAAAAACAGGATGTTATGTGATGATGTCCCTCGTATTACAATTTCTTTTTATAAATATTTTCCTATAATTAATACTCAAACATTTAGAAATGATTGGTATATAGCTTTATACAATTTTGATGTCTTTGGTAGAATATATATAGCTAGAGAAGGTATTAATGCGCAAATCAGTATTCCTAACAATGTATATGATAATGTAAAATGCTTCATTCGGACATATTCTAAGGATTTAAAAAATGTATATATTAATAAATCTTTAGATAATAAACGGTCTTTTTGGGTATTACGTATAAAAGTTAAAAAAACAATTCTTGCGGATAATTTATGTAAAGAATTACATCATGTAAATTACGATGGAAAATATTTAGAATCTGTAGATGTGAATAATATGTTAAATAAAAGTAACGTAATATTTTTAGATATACGAAATCATTATGAATATAAAATTGGTCACTTTGAAAAAGCGATTAATATCCCGGTTAATACTTTTAGAATGCAATTAAAAGAAATCATTGGTTTTCTACGACATAAAAAAAATGAACAAATTGTAATTTATTGTACTGGAGGAATTCGGTGTGAAAAAACATCATCTTGGATGATGTATAATGGTTTTAAATATGTGTATCAAATAAAAGGAGGAATTATTGGATATGTTAATGATGCTAAGAAGAATGGTTTACCGGTTTTTTTTAAAGGAAAGAACTTTGTTTTTGATGAAAGAATAAGTGAAATAGTATCACATGACATTTTATCTAAGTGTTCTCAATGTGAAAACGATTGTGACATGTACAAGAATTGTTATAATAATTCATGTCATAATTTATTTATTCAATGTATAACATGTTCTAAGAAATTTAAAAATTGTTGTTCATATAGTTGTATGATGATTAACTATTATAGATATAATGTATAA